In Pseudobythopirellula maris, a single window of DNA contains:
- a CDS encoding zinc ribbon domain-containing protein: protein MATNPCRDCGNGVSPSATTCPQCGAPRPSDPDWDGYGFEYKSPQVFLGLPLVHISFKYRENRMPVFAKGWLAVGQFSCGFFNLSQFGVGPFAVSQFALAGMAISQICVAVEAICQIGLVWQGTGQLLFELKELL, encoded by the coding sequence ATGGCGACCAACCCCTGCCGCGACTGCGGCAACGGAGTCAGCCCTTCAGCTACGACCTGTCCCCAGTGCGGCGCTCCCCGCCCGAGTGACCCCGATTGGGATGGCTACGGCTTCGAGTACAAGAGCCCGCAAGTATTCCTCGGATTGCCGCTCGTTCACATCTCCTTCAAGTACCGGGAGAACCGCATGCCGGTCTTTGCCAAGGGTTGGCTGGCAGTGGGGCAGTTCAGCTGCGGGTTCTTCAACCTCTCACAGTTCGGCGTGGGGCCCTTTGCGGTAAGCCAGTTCGCCCTGGCGGGGATGGCGATCTCGCAGATCTGCGTCGCGGTCGAGGCGATCTGTCAGATCGGTTTGGTCTGGCAGGGAACCGGCCAGCTCCTGTTCGAGCTAAAGGAATTGCTATGA
- a CDS encoding malate dehydrogenase has translation MKVSIIGMGHVGAATAHALMMGGDVEELVLVSRRREKAHADALDLTHAAALLARTIHIEAGDLEATSGSDLVVLAHSAPLDKPNRKLLAGANGKMFRETIPEIADQSPYSVLLVLSNPVDALVHLILELTDRPWRKVIGAGTLIDSLRFRSLISQRLGIHPHDVRAYVLGEHGETQFPAISIAEAGGMRVANRAGDLHELFEQARRSPWEVFAGKGYTDFAIAHAAAMVTSSMAHNDLHTLPVSTRIDGFLGVTGVCLSLPCVIGRKGVTQQLGPDLSADEEAAFRASAESVRETIGQLG, from the coding sequence ATGAAAGTCTCGATCATCGGAATGGGCCACGTCGGCGCCGCCACCGCGCACGCGCTGATGATGGGGGGCGACGTCGAGGAGCTGGTCCTGGTGAGCCGCCGCCGCGAGAAGGCGCACGCCGACGCCTTGGACCTGACGCACGCCGCCGCGCTGCTCGCGCGCACCATCCACATCGAGGCGGGCGACCTCGAAGCGACTTCCGGGTCGGACCTCGTGGTGCTCGCCCACTCGGCGCCCTTGGACAAACCGAACCGCAAGCTGTTGGCGGGCGCCAACGGCAAGATGTTCCGCGAGACCATCCCCGAGATCGCCGACCAAAGCCCCTACAGCGTGCTGCTGGTCCTGTCGAATCCGGTCGACGCGCTGGTGCACCTGATCCTCGAACTGACCGATCGGCCGTGGCGGAAGGTGATCGGCGCCGGCACGCTGATCGACAGCCTGCGGTTCCGCTCGCTGATCTCGCAGCGGCTGGGCATCCACCCGCACGACGTGCGGGCCTATGTGCTGGGCGAGCACGGCGAGACGCAATTCCCGGCGATCAGCATCGCCGAGGCGGGCGGCATGCGCGTGGCCAACCGCGCGGGCGACCTCCATGAGCTGTTCGAGCAGGCCCGCAGGTCGCCCTGGGAGGTGTTCGCCGGCAAGGGCTACACCGACTTCGCGATCGCCCATGCCGCGGCGATGGTCACCAGCAGCATGGCCCACAACGACCTGCACACCTTGCCGGTCTCCACCCGGATCGACGGCTTCCTGGGCGTGACGGGCGTCTGCCTGTCATTGCCCTGCGTGATCGGCCGCAAGGGCGTCACCCAGCAGCTCGGGCCCGACCTGTCGGCCGACGAGGAGGCGGCGTTCCGGGCGAGCGCGGAGAGCGTGCGGGAGACGATCGGGCAGCTGGGGTGA
- a CDS encoding flotillin family protein, giving the protein MLDTYTVSVAPLLAQQSITDHPLFWFVAICLAVLFGLSFLFAFIKATIKRCSSNQVLVKYGMLVGKGETSKTIHGGATYVLPFVQDYRYLSLEPIQIEIPLRGALSIENIRVNVPSVFTVAVGTQPDVMNNAAIRLLELSIAEIRGQAEEIIFGQLRQVIASMGIEDINRDRDAFLQHIQNSVEPELKKIGLVLINVNITDITDESGYIDAIGQKAAAQAIQSARADVADEEKRGEIRVADAERERVVEVANATKLREIGTREAEREQLVRIAELMKEQTVGEKAAERDRAVQVANMLKEQTVGERTAEFQREVEVNDADRDKRIAVAEANATAVDGENVAEAKVAKSQAELLVQRAEAYERGESAKREAEAAVIEVQNRAMAKAALAEAERVEAEKRAEFEAVAKAEKARTVVNAEAEAEKRRLEAEGEAAAIFAKLDAEARGQYEILAKKGEGLKAIVEACGGAREAFQLMMLEHLDNLAESSAKAISNIKFDKVVVWENGGGKDGRTNTADFLHGMAGTLPPMMQVMRDIGGVEIPESLSKLVGAEEDAKGEGVKARTESNGAAVAPASPEA; this is encoded by the coding sequence ATGTTGGATACATACACCGTGAGCGTCGCGCCGCTGCTCGCTCAGCAGAGCATAACCGACCACCCGCTTTTCTGGTTCGTTGCGATCTGCCTCGCGGTGCTGTTCGGTTTGTCTTTCTTGTTCGCGTTCATCAAGGCGACGATCAAACGCTGCAGCAGCAACCAGGTGCTGGTGAAGTACGGCATGCTGGTCGGTAAGGGCGAGACATCGAAGACGATCCACGGCGGCGCCACTTACGTGTTGCCGTTCGTGCAGGACTACCGCTACCTGAGCCTCGAACCGATCCAGATCGAGATCCCGCTACGCGGCGCCCTGTCGATCGAGAACATCCGGGTGAACGTCCCCAGCGTGTTCACCGTGGCGGTGGGCACGCAGCCCGACGTGATGAACAACGCCGCGATCCGCCTGCTCGAGCTCTCGATCGCCGAGATCCGCGGGCAGGCCGAGGAGATCATCTTCGGCCAACTGCGGCAGGTGATCGCGTCGATGGGCATCGAAGACATCAACCGCGACCGCGACGCCTTCTTGCAGCACATCCAGAACTCGGTCGAGCCGGAGCTCAAGAAGATCGGTCTGGTGCTGATCAACGTCAACATCACGGACATCACGGACGAGTCGGGCTACATCGACGCGATCGGCCAGAAGGCGGCCGCCCAGGCGATCCAGTCGGCCCGTGCCGACGTGGCCGACGAGGAGAAACGCGGCGAGATCCGCGTGGCCGACGCCGAGCGCGAGCGGGTCGTCGAGGTGGCCAACGCCACGAAGCTGCGTGAGATTGGCACCCGCGAGGCCGAACGCGAGCAGCTGGTGCGCATCGCCGAGCTGATGAAGGAGCAGACCGTCGGCGAGAAGGCCGCCGAGCGCGACCGGGCGGTGCAAGTCGCCAACATGCTCAAGGAGCAGACCGTCGGCGAGCGGACCGCCGAGTTCCAACGCGAGGTCGAGGTCAACGACGCGGACCGCGACAAGCGTATCGCCGTGGCCGAAGCCAACGCCACGGCGGTGGACGGCGAGAACGTGGCCGAGGCCAAGGTCGCCAAGTCGCAGGCCGAGCTCCTCGTCCAACGGGCCGAGGCGTACGAGCGCGGCGAGTCGGCCAAACGCGAGGCCGAGGCGGCCGTCATCGAGGTGCAGAACCGCGCGATGGCCAAGGCCGCGTTGGCCGAGGCCGAACGCGTGGAGGCCGAGAAGCGGGCCGAGTTCGAGGCCGTCGCCAAGGCCGAGAAGGCCCGCACCGTGGTCAACGCCGAGGCCGAGGCCGAGAAGCGGCGCCTGGAGGCCGAGGGCGAAGCGGCGGCCATCTTCGCCAAGCTCGACGCCGAGGCCCGCGGCCAGTACGAGATCCTGGCCAAGAAGGGCGAGGGCCTCAAGGCGATCGTCGAGGCGTGCGGCGGGGCCCGCGAGGCGTTCCAGCTCATGATGCTCGAGCACCTCGACAATCTCGCCGAGAGCTCGGCCAAGGCGATCAGCAACATCAAGTTCGACAAGGTCGTGGTCTGGGAGAACGGCGGCGGCAAGGACGGCCGCACCAACACGGCCGACTTCCTGCACGGCATGGCCGGCACGCTGCCGCCGATGATGCAGGTGATGCGCGACATCGGCGGCGTGGAGATCCCCGAGAGCCTGTCGAAGCTCGTCGGCGCCGAGGAAGACGCGAAAGGCGAAGGCGTGAAGGCGAGAACGGAGTCGAACGGCGCCGCCGTGGCGCCGGCCTCGCCGGAGGCTTGA
- the glnA gene encoding type I glutamate--ammonia ligase, with protein MRDPPAMTPQEVLTLCREKDVKAVDFRFMDFPGLWQHFTIPVGKLEESVFEEGLGFDGSSIRGWQSINESDMLLVPEPDTAFIDPFTDLPTVCMICNVQDPITREDYTRDPRNVARKAANYLKSTGVADTCYIGPEAEFFVFDDVRFDHRPNEAFYFLDSGEAEWNRGADEGPNLGHKLRHKEGYFPCPPADQLMNLRNEMMQSMIDCGLDVECQHHEVATAGQSEIDLKYGELVRMADNLCLYKYIVKNVAHRGGRTVTFMPKPLYNDNGSGMHTHISFWKGGEPLFAGGGYAGLSDDALFALGGILKHAPALLAFTNPTTNSYKRLVPGFEAPVNLAYSQRNRSAACRIPMYSPSPKAKRIEFRCPDPSANPYLAFSALMMAALDGVQNKIHPGEPLDKDIYDLTPEELSDVPKTPASLAEALDALTDDHEFLLRGDVFTQDVISTWIDYKRQNEIRQIDLRPHPYEFCMYYDI; from the coding sequence ATGCGAGACCCCCCGGCGATGACCCCGCAAGAAGTTTTGACGCTGTGCCGCGAGAAGGATGTCAAGGCGGTCGACTTCCGCTTCATGGACTTCCCCGGGCTGTGGCAGCACTTCACGATCCCGGTGGGCAAGCTCGAGGAGTCGGTCTTCGAAGAGGGCCTCGGGTTCGACGGCTCGAGCATCCGCGGCTGGCAGTCGATCAACGAGAGCGACATGCTCCTCGTGCCCGAGCCCGACACGGCGTTCATCGACCCGTTCACCGACCTGCCCACGGTCTGCATGATCTGCAACGTGCAGGACCCGATCACGCGTGAGGACTACACCCGCGACCCGCGCAACGTGGCCCGCAAGGCGGCCAACTACCTCAAGAGCACCGGCGTTGCCGACACGTGCTACATCGGTCCCGAGGCCGAGTTCTTCGTGTTCGACGACGTGCGGTTCGACCACCGCCCGAACGAGGCGTTCTACTTCCTCGACAGCGGCGAGGCGGAGTGGAACCGCGGCGCCGACGAGGGGCCGAACCTCGGCCACAAGCTGCGGCACAAGGAGGGGTACTTCCCCTGCCCGCCGGCCGACCAGCTGATGAACCTCCGCAACGAGATGATGCAGTCGATGATCGACTGCGGGCTCGACGTCGAGTGCCAGCACCACGAGGTGGCCACCGCCGGGCAGAGCGAGATCGACCTGAAGTACGGCGAACTGGTGCGCATGGCGGACAACCTCTGCCTGTACAAGTACATCGTCAAGAACGTCGCCCACCGCGGCGGCCGCACCGTGACGTTCATGCCCAAGCCGCTCTACAACGACAACGGCTCGGGCATGCACACGCACATCTCGTTCTGGAAGGGGGGCGAACCGCTGTTCGCCGGCGGCGGCTACGCCGGCCTGAGTGACGACGCCCTGTTCGCCCTCGGCGGCATCCTCAAGCACGCCCCCGCGCTCTTGGCGTTCACCAACCCCACGACCAACAGCTACAAGCGGCTGGTCCCCGGCTTCGAGGCGCCCGTGAACCTGGCCTACAGCCAGCGCAACCGCTCGGCCGCCTGCCGCATCCCGATGTACTCGCCCAGCCCCAAGGCCAAGCGGATCGAGTTCCGCTGCCCCGACCCGAGCGCGAACCCTTACCTGGCTTTCAGCGCGCTGATGATGGCGGCGCTCGACGGCGTGCAGAACAAGATCCACCCCGGCGAGCCCTTGGACAAGGACATCTACGACCTCACGCCCGAAGAGCTCTCCGACGTGCCGAAGACCCCCGCCTCGCTCGCCGAAGCGCTCGACGCCTTGACGGACGACCACGAGTTCCTGCTCCGCGGCGACGTCTTCACCCAAGACGTGATCAGCACCTGGATCGATTACAAGCGGCAGAACGAGATCCGCCAAATCGACCTCAGGCCGCACCCGTACGAGTTCTGCATGTACTACGACATCTGA
- a CDS encoding SHOCT domain-containing protein has product MKRKQVSEGRKAVYYVGMGMSLLGLLLFLSTFVTFAMNFGNFNNFRGRAQSGMLRAFSGVVLLIAGGAVTTVGRAGLAGSGLVLDPEKAREDVEPWSRMSGGMLKDTLDEAGVDLSEVAGKLSGSEAAGSDLPFDEKLRRLHALREEGILTEEEYQREKQEILDRS; this is encoded by the coding sequence GTGAAACGCAAGCAAGTTTCCGAAGGCCGAAAGGCGGTCTATTACGTCGGCATGGGGATGAGTCTCTTGGGGCTGCTGTTGTTCCTCTCGACGTTCGTCACTTTCGCGATGAACTTTGGCAACTTCAATAACTTTCGTGGTCGCGCCCAAAGCGGCATGCTGCGAGCCTTCTCGGGGGTCGTCTTGCTGATCGCTGGCGGCGCGGTCACGACGGTCGGCCGCGCCGGCCTCGCCGGGTCGGGGCTGGTGCTCGACCCCGAGAAGGCCCGCGAAGACGTCGAGCCGTGGAGCCGCATGTCGGGCGGCATGCTCAAAGACACGCTCGACGAGGCGGGCGTCGACCTGTCGGAAGTCGCCGGCAAGCTATCGGGCTCCGAGGCCGCGGGCTCCGACCTGCCGTTCGACGAGAAGCTCCGCCGGTTGCACGCGCTACGCGAAGAGGGCATCCTCACGGAAGAGGAATACCAACGCGAGAAACAAGAAATCCTCGACAGGAGCTAG